The Lemur catta isolate mLemCat1 chromosome X, mLemCat1.pri, whole genome shotgun sequence genome has a window encoding:
- the LOC123628255 gene encoding protein SSX7-like gives MNRGGRSFAKCPKGGAKKSEKSKAFKDIAKYFPQEEWAMLGYTQKTAYVYMKKNYDTMTRLDEPPQGASLGQQRKRPKKVIRKKPAKKENDLKGVPGTRGSEQAQRQLCPTGKASTTGKKNKKTGRKKKGKNAWTYRLRERKNQIAYEEISDPEEEEEEEEEDD, from the exons ATGAATAGAGGAGGCCGTTCCTTTGCAAAGTGCCCCAAAGGGGGTGctaagaaatcagagaaaagcaaG GCCTTCAAAGATATTGCCAAATACTTCCCTCAGGAAGAGTGGGCAATGCTGGGATACACACAGAAGACCGCCTATGTGTATATGAAGAAAAACTATGACACCATGACTCGTCTAG ATGAACCTCCTCAGGGGGCTTCCCTTGGGCAACAGAGAAAACGCCCAAAG AAAGTGATACGCAAGAAGccagcaaagaaagaaaatgatctgaAGGGAGTGCCAGGAACACGTGGCTCGGAACAGGCTCAGAGACAGCTGTGCCCCACTGGAAAAGCAAGTACCACTGGGAAGAAGAATAAGAAGACAG GACGCAAGAAGAAAGGTAAAAATGCCTGGACCTACCGGCTGCGGGAAAGAAAGAACCAAATAGCATATGAAGAGATCAGCGAccctgaagaagaagaagaagaagaagaagaagatgactGA